ATGACACTATCTGCCGATACGCTTTTTGATTTCGATAGCGCCCAGTTATCGCATGAAGGGCAGCAGCGGGTAGCCGATCTGGCCGGGCGTATTCGTGACGACTTCGTCGAGCCCAGCGTCATGGTCGTAGGCCACACGGACCGATTGGGCAGCGATGCTTATAATCAGGCATTGTCTGAGCGGCGCGCTGCCACGGTCCGTTCAGCCCTGGTCAGTAGTGGAATCGCACCAATGACAATGCAGAGTCGCGGTGTCGGTGAACGTCAGCCGGTGAAGCATTGTGACGGCGATCGGGGCACGCCAGGACTGAAGGCTTGTTTACAACCCAATCGTCGTGTCGATATTGAGGTGAGTGGCGAGAAACGCTGAACTATTTCGATCATTCCCGTGGGGGGCTGGCCGGGTTTCAGGTCTTCCCATGGGGTGGTGATTGCGAGCCTGACGTCATTTCAGCAGAATGGAAGATATCCAGCCGAGTTGATCTTCATACGGTGAGTGGATTTGGCTCCAGCCATCAACGTTATCCAGGATGTACAAGGTGCTGCTCTGTTGCATCCTGGCGATGATCTCCACCTGATGGTTTGGGTATGACCCTGCTCAACGCCACGGCCATTTTCTCGGAAGAAGACGAGGTTGTTCCGGGCCGTAACGATATTCTTCCCGGCGGCTTTGAGCCATTTGGTAGTCTTGGTATTATTCTTATTGAGGCCCATTCCCTCCGGGTAGAATAGGGATCGGCATCTTCGCATTGCCTGTCAGGTATCGTTCAACGAGTGCCATGCTCGTATCCAGCTATGGACAAGAGAACGTTGGGACCAACAAGACTAACCGCGATTCATTTTCAATAGATGGTTATTCCCTCTTTTCTGGTCGGCAGGCTGTCTTGAGTGGTGTTCTGTGAAGAGCTTTCCTGCTGCGACTCCATGCCTGGCGTTGTGCTCGTACTGTCAGTGAATATGTTGAGTCGCTGGTGAGTCATGACACACATCACACTGGCATCATTTGTGAATGATGGGGCAGTTGGTGTCACCGTATAAGTTCACAGTATTCAAGGTTTTAAAGGTACAAAGTCTGGGATGAGCTGTGTCAGTATAGCCTAGAGATTTCACCTTCAAGGCATGCCGTGGCCTGTGCTTTTGTCGAAGCGATACACAATCGAGATTGATACACCGTTTGAGATCATAGGGCGTCTGAAAAGCAGCCTGTCAAAAGTAATGGGCTGCAAGAGAAAAGTATCGAGTATTCTATTGTGTTTTTCATTTTAGTTTTCTCTTAAGTTTCGCTATTTACCGAAATATCGGATGACATCCTTTTACCAGAAAGGCACATCAAGGCACATATAGAGTGTTATGTAAGCCGATTGTCATTCAGCTTTTCGTTGAAGTTTTTTCATAGCCAGAGTGTTTGCATCCAATCCATGGGGTCTCTCGTTTTTGTCATTCCGAGGCCACTATTCTATAGATATTTTCAATTCATAATGCCTTCAATGGCCGGGTATCTCTGTACCTTGACAAAAGGTTCAGGGACGCTCTGGATACCCCAGCCTCAAGCATGATTTCAGCATCGACAGCGGGATGGCACGTGGGTCAGATCAGTTTTGCGGATGCCGGAGTATCGCCACAGGAAGCGCAAGACCTGAGGTGAGCAATTCCTGGAGAAACTGGATGCGCTGATCCCATAGACTCGCCTCGAGAAGCAGATTGCCGGATTCTACCCCAGGGGAAGGAACAGGCGTCCTCCTTACCCCTTGGCGCATGCATCGTGTGCACTGTGTGCAGCTGTTCTACAACCGCGATTCTACGAGATCGAGTTCATGCGCCATTTTGCCGAGCTACGGTTGGAGCGCATTTCCGATGAAACCACGACCCCGAATTTTCGCCACTTGCTTGAGCAGCATGACCTGGGTTGACAGATATTTACGTTGATAAATCAACATCCGGCCAGCCAGGGCCTGATGCTGAAGGAAGGCACCATCGTTGATGTCACTACCCTCTCAGCTCCGAGTTCTAGCTGAAAACGATCAGGAAAACGTGATCCCGGACATGCATCAGACCTACAAGGAAAATCAGTGGTGTTTCGGTATAAAGCTGCACATTGGCGTGGATGATCAACTGGAGCTTATTCACTCAATCGATACGACGGCAGCGAATCAACACGATATTGCGAGCGCTGACAAGTTGTTGCATAGCAAGGATGCATAGTAAGAAGCGCCTGGTCAGCTGGCGAATTGCCATGCGCTCCGGAAAATGAAGAACCCTGCCGGAGGACTACAGTGTTGAGCACCGGCTTGAGCGACTCAAGGCGCAAGTGATGTCCTGGGCTAGCATCCGTTCTAGATAATAAAATAGCGTTTGGCTACACGATGGTGCACTACGGGGGACTGTACAAGAATACCCAGCGACTCTATCTGCTTGCAGGATTCAGCAACCTGCTGATAAGCCAACATTTGAGGTCAGCGTAGGACAAGTCAGTGCATGCTCTGCTTTTTCTGCAGAAGGTGCACTGAAATGGCGGTGGTTTACATGGAGTTCAGCTCGTTTCTGCATAAATAGGTTCTTGAATCACTCAGGACAGCCGCTTACCCAGAGGTAAGCGTGTTGTTCAGGCCATCCTTGAAAAAATTTGACCTTGCGCAGTCAGTACGCTAGGTTTGCTAGCTATTGTAACAAAGTGTTACCAATGTGATGGTTTGTGTTACATGTCATGGTTGCGAAGGATTTTTCTATTCAGCTAAAAGAGCAGTAGCTAATAGAGAGAACTGTATCATAAATGAGAATAAAACCACGAGCCTGGGTGGTGTTTTAACTTTTTTTGGAGTGGTGGGTTTATTAAAGATTTATTGTTTATGATTTTCTTTAAGATGGCTTTCTTCAAGGCGGCTTTGTGAGAGAAGTCGCGGTTATGATTCTGGAGTATTGTTTTCTATAAGTGATATTGAATAAAGTAAATGTGCGCTAATTATAATTTAAATAAATTTCATCCTTTCCTGGGTTACAGGGAGCAGGACTGTTCAGTCCTGAAGTCTATCGTTGCTTTCCGGTGAGCCAAGCGTCAGAGGTAATGTTATGAAGCAATTGGGAAAATTTTCTGGAATTGAACAGCGGGGCGTTTTGTCATTGCCTCGGCACAGTATGAATCATGAGTTTAAGCATCCTCTGATAACCCCCCCAGCAAAGGCAGCAATGCGGGGTGTTGATGCCTCCCTCTGGCTGCGCCGTGGAGTTGAAGCATGAATAACGTATTTCAATTGATCTGGAACAGCTCACTGGGCCGGTTTGTAGTGGCATCAGAGATCGCGCGAGTGCGCAGAAAATCAGCTATGCGTAGGGGTGTTTTAGGGGCGCTTGCTGCGACGAGGAATATTGCTGCCAGTTCTTCTGAAAGGTTTTTCACTTTCTCGGCGTTGGCGTCAGTACTGATTTTTCTGGGACTGTCTGCTGCGCAGCCAAGCTTTGCCTCCAAGTATGCCGTGCTGAATGGTTCTGGAGATGGCGTGAGGGTCGGCGATGGTACTGTTGCCAACGACGTTGGCCTTACCACTCTGTATTGGAATAATCCTAATGTGATCGGACTTGGATTGCCTATCGACTATTCCAATGACTTGACTATATTCGGCGCGGTGGCTATTGGCACTAATGCCGAAGCAAGGTCCAGAGCGTCTGTGGTTATTGGTGCCGGCTCGATAGCTGAGTCCTCACAGACTAATCACGGTGTTTCGACGGTGCTTGGTGCCTATTCCTATGCGGGAAGCAATAACAATGTGGTGCTTGGCAATCGAGGGGTGGCGACCGGCTGGGCCGCTATGGCAGTGGGGCGTGAGTCGGCGTCGCTTGGAAACAATGCTATCGCATTCGGCAATGTATCATCTGCGTTAGGTAATGGCTCGGTGGCTATGGGTCAGTCTTCGCTGGCGTCAGGTGCGCGAGCCATTGCAATTGGTTCAGCTGATACGTCCCGGGATCATACAACGGATAGTACCCAGGCACTAGGTATCGACTCGTTGGCCTTTGGTACTCGGTCGGTAGCCAGTCAGCAGGATGCAGTGGCATTTGGCCGCGATGCCGCAGCGTCAGGCATCCAATCGGTAGCAATCGGCACGACCGCCGAAGCTTCCGCCAATCAGGCCGTGGCAATCGGTAATGCCACGCAGGCGGCCTTCGAGGGTACTGCTATCGGTGGGCAGGCTACATCCACAGGAGAGAGCTCGGTCGCCATCGGTGTACTTTCCGATGCTCAAGGCAACAATTCCCTGGCGGTTGGTGGTCAGGCTGTTGCGGCAGGAATCGACAGTCTTGCCCTGGGGCGTGAGGCTTTCACGAGTGCAACTGCAACGAGCGGCATAGCAATCGGCAGTAATGCCGAAGCATCTGCTGAAAATGCTTTTGCCGCAGGTTCCGGCAGCCAGGCATCCGGTCCAAACTCCCTGGCTCTGGGCACCGGCGCCGTCGCCAGCGGCGAACAGTCCATCTCCATCGGTACCGGTAATACCGTGTCCGGAAATGGCTCTGGTGCGATCGGCGATCCGACCACGATCACCGGGGATGGCTCCTATTCGCTGGGCAACGACAACACCATTGCTGCCGATAATGCCGGTACTTTCGGGAATGACAACGTCCTCGACGCTGATGCCGATGGCAGCCGTATCATCGGTAATGGCAACGATGTCGATGTAGCGGATGCCTTCGTGATCGGTAATGGCGCGGATGTCACCGTGGCTGAGGGCGTGGCGCTGGGCAACGGTTCGATTGCCGATACCAGTGCGGGCGTTGCGGGTTATAACCCGGCCACGGGTGCCGCCGATGGCCTGGATGCGGGCATTGCCGCGACCCAGAGTACTACCGGGGCGCTGGCGGTGGGCGATGCCGGTGGCGGGGTGTTCCGTCAGATCACAGGAGTCGCGGCGGGAACCGAAGACAGTGACGCGGTCAATGTGGCGCAGTTGAAAGGTGTGGAGGATCTCGCCACTACCCCGCTGACTTTCGCGGGTGACAGCGGCAGCAACGTCGATCGTCAGCTTGGTGAGACCCTCAACGTCACTGGCGGTGCCGCGGGCACGTTGACCAGTGGCAATATCGGCGTGGTTGGTGATGGCACCGACACCCTCGAGCTGCAACTTGCCGAAGATATCGACCTTGGCACCAATGGCAGTGTTACTGCGGGCGACAGTCTGCTCGATACCGATGGCCTGACAGTAACCGACGGCACCACCACCACGGCGATGACGGCGGGTGGCGTGACCAGCGGCAATATCAACCTGGACGGCACCAGCAACGAGATCACCGGCCTGTCCAACACCACGCTCACCGATCCCAGCTTCGCGACGGAAGGCCGAGCGGCCACCGAGGAGCAGTTGGATCTGGTCAACCAGACCGCCAACACCGGCTGGAACCTGACCGCCGAGGGCGCCGATGGCACCAATGTGGCGCCGGGCGACACAGTGGATCTGAGCAACAGCGACGGCAACCTGGTGATCGCCAAGAACGCCACCGATGGTGCTCAGGAAGACGTGACCTTCGATCTGGCCGACGATGTGACGATCGGCAACAGTCTGACCATCAACAACGGCCCGACGATCAATGACAACGGCATCGACATGGGTGGTGACAAGATCACCAATGTCGGCGGGCCAACGAATGGGGGCGATGCAGTCAATCTCGACTACTTCAACGAGAACAAGGCTCACTACTACAGCGTCAATGATGGCGGCACCCAGGGCGGCAACTACGCCAACGATGGCGCCACTGGCATCAATGCGATTGCCTCGGGTGTGGATGCGTCGGCAACGGCGGATGGTGCCATCGCGATGGGCAGTGGTGCCGAAGCGTCCGCGCTTCGTGACGTCATGATCGGTGATGGTGCGGGTGACAATGCTGGCATCGGTGGTCGAGACAACATTGCTATCGGCGGATTTGCGGGCCAAGGGCGTGGAGATAGCGGCAGCTTCAATGTGGCCACCGGATTCATGGCAGGCCAGAACGTTACCGGCAACGGCAATGCCGCATACGGCCGTTCGGCGGGCCAGAACGTGGAAGGTAACAATAATCTCGCCCTTGGCACGGGTGCTGGACGTGGTACCGATCCCTCGCTTCGGCTAGAGGCTGACCGCACGGTATCCATTGGTAACGGGGCGCAGGCCTCGGCTGACGACGCCATCGCGATTGGCTCGGGCGCGCAGGCCAATGGTTTGCAGGCCATCAGCATTGGGACCGGGAACCAGGTGGATGGCGACAACTCCGGTGCGATCGGCGACCCGACCACGATCACCGGGAATGGCTCCTATTCGCTGGGCAACGACAACACCATTGCTGTCGATAATGCCGGTACTTTCGGGAATGACAACGTCCTCGACGCTGATGCCGATGGCAGCCGTATCATCGGTAATGGCAACGATGTCGATGTAGCGGATGCCTTCGTGATCGGTAATGGCGCGGATGTCACCGTGGCTGAGGGCGTGGCGCTGGGCAACGGTTCGATTGCCGATACCAGTGCGGGCGTTGCGGGTTATAACCCGGCCACGGGTGCCGCCGATGGCCTGGATGCGGGCATTGCCGCGACCCAGAGTACTACCGGGGCGCTGGCGGTGGGCGATGCCGGTGGCGGGGTGTTCCGTCAGATCACAGGAGTCGCGGCGGGAACCGAAGACAGTGACGCGGTCAATGTGGCGCAGTTGAAAGGTGTGGAGGATCTCGCCACTACCCCGCTGACTTTCGCGGGTGACAGCGGCAGCAACGTCGATCGTCAGCTTGGTGAGACCCTCAACGTCACTGGCGGTGCCGCGGGCACGTTGACCAGTGGCAATATCGGCGTGGTTGGTGATGGCACCGACACCCTCGAGCTGCAACTTGCCGAAGATATCGACCTTGGCACCAATGGCAGTGTTACTGCGGGCGACAGTCTGCTCGATACCGATGGCCTGACAGTAACCGACGGCACCACCACCACGGCGATGACGGCGGGTGGCGTGACCAGCGGCAATATCAACCTGGACGGCACCAGCAACGAGATCACCGGCCTGTCCAACACCACGCTCACCGATCCCAGCTTCGCGACGGAAGGCCGAGCGGCCACCGAGGAGCAGTTGGATCTGGTCAACCAGACCGCCAACACCGGCTGGAACCTGACCGCCGAGGGCGCCGATGGCACCAATGTGGCGCCGGGCGACACAGTGGATCTGAGCAACAGCGACGGCAACCTGGTGATCGCCAAGAACGCCACCGATGGTGCTCAGGAAGACGTGACCTTCGATCTGGCCGACGATGTGACGATCGGCAACAGTCTGACCATCAACAACGGCCCGACGATCAATGACAACGGCATCGACATGGGTGGTGACAAGATCACCAATGTCGGCGGGCCAACGAATGGGGGCGATGCAGTCAATCTCGACTACTTCAACGAGAACAAGGCTCACTACTATAGCGTCAATGATGGCGGTACCCAGGGAGGGAACTACGCCAACGATGGCGCCACCGGCATCAATGCCTTGGCGGCAGGCGTGGATGCAGAAGCTTCGGGGGAAAATAGTACGTCTGTGGGCTATGACAATAGCGTTGCTAGCACTGACAGTTCGGCCATCGGCCTGAGAAATACGGTTTCGGGAAGTTACCCGCTATCACCGCTCGTTCCAACTGAGAAAAACACTGTCGTAGGTGTTGATAATACGATTACCAACAGCACCAGAACCACGACGTTCGGTGGTGGAAATACCATTACCGGTTCAATATATATATCTTCCATCGGTGCCAACAATACGGTGGACGGCGGTACAGCTGTCGGGATTTATGGCATCGATAATGAGGTAACCAGCGGGTCGTTTGGGGTCAGTATCATGGGCGGTCAGAACGAGGTAGTGGGTTCCAGCAACTCGTTCATTGTCGGTAGAAGTAATACCGTTTCTGGCTCATCGGGTGACCTGGGGATCTTTGGTGCTGGCAACCAGGTGATCGCGAGCGACTCCCTCAGTGTCGTTGGCGATAACAACACGTTGGATACCGTTGGTGCCAATGGTCCTTCAGGGGTTCATGGCTCGGGTAACACGGCGACGGGCGCTTCCAGCTTCCGTTCGATAGGCAACGACAACAGTATCGGAGCGGATGGCGCCATGATTCTGGGTAATGCCACCTCGGTCAGCGCAGCGAACGGTGTGGCACTGGGGAGTGGTGCCAGCGTTAGTGCTGTCGATAGCGTGGCACTCGGTTCTGGTTCGGTAGCCGATGGCAGCACCTTGGGTAGTGCTGGGTATCAACCGTTTGATGCGGCGGGTAACCCGATTGCGGTGGCTGCGCCGACGGCTGCCAGTGAGATTTCCGTGGGGGATGCCGGTAGCGAGCGCCGTATTACCAATGTGGCCGCCGGCGCGGAAGACACTGATGCCGTTAACATCAGCCAGCTCCAGGCCGTTGAGCAATTGGCCAACACCGGCTGGAATCTGACCGCCGAGGGCGCCGATGGCACCAATGTGGCGCCGGGTGACACAGTGGATCTGAGCAACAGCGACGGCAACCTGGTGATCGCCAAGAACGCCACCGATGGTGCTGAGGAAGAGGTGACCTTCGATCTGGCCGATGACATCACGGTGGATAGCGTCACCGCAGGCGATAGCCTGCTCGATACCAACGGCCTGACGGTGGACGATGGCGCGGGCAATGTGGCGAGCACCACGGCCACCGGCACCACGGTCACCGACGGTACCACCACCACGGCGATGATGGCGGGAGGCCTGACCAGCGGCAATATCAACCTGGACGGCACCAGCGACGAGATCACCGGCCTGTCCAACACCGACTTGAGCGCCGGCGACTTCGCCACTGCGGGTCGTGCGGCCACCGAGGAGCAGTTGGATCTGGTCAACCAGACCGCCAACACCGGCTGGAACCTGACCGCCGAGGGCGCCGATGGCACCAATGTGGCGCCGGGCGACACGGTGGACTTGAGCAACAGCGACGGCAACCTGGTGATCGCCAAGAACGCCACCGATGGTGCTGAGGAAGAGGTGACCTTCGATCTGGCCGACGACATCACGGTGGATAGCGTCACCGCAGGCGATAGCCTGCTCGATACCAACGGCCTGACGGTGGACGATGGCGCGGGCAATGTGGCGAGCACCACGGCCACCGGCACCACGGTCACCGACGGTACCACCACCACGGCGATGATGGCGGGTGGCGTGACCAGCGGCAATATCAACCTGGACGGCACCAGCAACGAGATCACCGGCCTGTCCAACACTACGCTGACTGATCCCAGCTTCGCGACGGAAGGTCGTGCGGCCACCGAGGAGCAGCTGGATCTGGTCAACCAGACCGCCAACACCGGCTGGAACCTGACCGCCGAGGGCGCCGATGGCACCAATGTGGCGCCGGGCGACACAGTGGATCTGAGCAATACCGACGGCAACCTGGTGATCGCCAAGAACGCCACCGATGGTGCTGAGGAAGACGTGACCTTCGATCTGGCCGACGACATCACGGTGGATAGCGTCACCGCGGGCGACAGCCTGCTCGATACCAACGGCCTGACGGTGGACGATGGCACGGGCAATGTGGCGAGCACCACGGCCACCGGCACCACGGTCACCGACGGTACCACCACCACGGCGATGACGGCGGGAGGTCTGACCAGCGGCAATATCAACCTGGATGGCACCAGCAACGAGATCACCGGCCTGTCCAACACCACGCTCACCGATCCCGGCTTCGCGACGGAAGGTCGTGCGGCCACCGAGGAACAGTTGGATCTGGCCAATCAGAACCTGACCGATCAGGGGCTGAACTTCTCCGGCGACAGCGGTACCGATGTGCACCGCGATCTGGGGCAGACGCTTAACCTGAATGGCGGTGCGGATGCCAGCGGCAACACCAATATCCGCACGGTGGCCAATGGCACGGATGGGCTCGCGATCGTGATGACTGATCAGCCGACCTTCGGCGATGTGACGGTCAATACCGGTGGTGGTGGCACCATCAACGAGCTGAGCAACCTGACCTTCGACCCGGATAGCTTCACCTCCGGCCAGGCGGCCACCGAGGATCAGCTGGCCGCGGTCAGCGAGGTGGCCAACACCGGCTGGAACCTGACCGCCGAGGGCACCGATGGCACCAATGTGGCGCCGGGCGACACAGTGGATCTGAGCAATACCGACGGCAACCTGGTGATCGCCAAGAACGCCACCGATGGTGCTGAGGAAGAGGTGACCTTCGATCTGGCCGACGACATCACGGTGGATAGCGTCACCGCGGGCGACAGCCTGCTCGATACCAACGGCCTGACGGTGGACGATGGCACGGGCAATGTGGCGAGCACCACGGCCACCGGCACCACGGTCACCGACGGTACCACCACCACGGCGATGATGGCGGGTGGCGTGACCAGCGGCAATATCAATCTGGACGGCACCAGCGACGAGATCACCGGCCTGTCCAACACCACACTCACCGATCCCAGCTTCGCGACGGAAGGCCGAGCAGCCACCGAGGAGCAGTTGGATCTGGTCAATCAGAACCTGACCGATCAGGGGCTGAACTTCTCCGGCGACAGCGGTACCGATGTGCACCGCGATCTGGGGCAGACGCTTAACCTGAATGGCGGTGCGGATGCCAGCGGCAACACCAATATCAGCACGGTGGCCAATGGCACGGATGGGCTCGCGATCGTGATGACCGATCAGCCGACCTTCGGCGATGTGACGGTCAATACCGGGGGTGGCGGCACCATCAACGAGCTGAGCAACCTGACCTTCGACCCGGATAGCTTCACCTCCGGGCAGGCGGCCACCGAGGATCAGCTGGCCGCGGTCAGCGACGTGGCCAACACCGGTTGGAACCTGACCGCCGAGGGCGCCGATGGCACCAATGTGGCGCCGGGCGACACGGTGGATCTGAGCAACAGCGACGGCAACCTGGTGATCGCCAAGAACGCCACCGATGGTGCTGAGGAAGAGGTGACCTTCGATCTGGCTGACGACGTAACGATCAGCAACAGCCTGACCGTCGAGGGTGATACCACGGTCAATGGTGACACCATCGTCAATGGCGACACCTTCCTGGGCGACAACTTCTCGGTGGTCAACAACGAGGCGTACTACGACGGCCCGATCACCGACGAGACCCACATCGTCAACAAGCAGTATGTCGACGATCAAGGCGATGCCAGCGCGGGTGGAGGCTTTGGCCTGGCCGATGCCAGTGATGTCGAGGTCAAGGAGGACCTGGGCCAGACCATCAAGGTCTACGATCCGAATGGTGATATCACCACGACAGCGGACAACGCCAACGGCGAACTGCAGCTTGGCCTGTCCAGTGACCTGAGCGTAGGAGGGCCGGGTGCCGACGGCGCCGACGGTGAAGATGGCTACATCGGCATCGATGGCGCGGATGGCGAGACGGGGGTTGGCATCGACGGTTCGGACGGCTCCATCGGCCTGAGAGGGCCGGCCGGTACCGAGGGCCAGACGCCAGAATTGACCCTGCGTCCGACCATCGAGCCGGGCGATGTGGTGGCCGATGACACCGACGTGACGCGTTTGAGCTATGAAGATGGCGACGGCAACAACCACACCGTGGCGACGC
This Halomonas huangheensis DNA region includes the following protein-coding sequences:
- a CDS encoding transposase — translated: MSLPSQLRVLAENDQENVIPDMHQTYKENQWCFGIKLHIGVDDQLELIHSIDTTAANQHDIASADKLLHSKDA